The following proteins come from a genomic window of Geomonas sp. RF6:
- a CDS encoding GumC family protein: MQETKQTIPEEGELNLLELVHVLARRRRIIITSCVAAALISAAVSFAMPKQYKATATVLPPQKEGASNLSALLGQASGLSGLTTGLFGSTSSTDLYVGILKSRSVADAVIAKLDLTNVFHARNREESRKRLSSVVKVQAGKDGIITINAEMESPKLAADLANAMVAELGKKSVQLNLTKAGGERVFLEKRLEVVKSDLKNAEEELKGFQQRNRSIKVEAQAVATIEGLAKVKAELVSREVQLASLSISRTAESPEVKSLEGSIARLRHQVAAMEGVGGLDAIPAVGNVPALAVEYARRMRNLKVQEAIYEQLTKQYEMAKLSEAKDSASLQVLDEAVPPLKKSKPVRSVIILASTFAAFILSALAAVLLEYVQLLPQEDRKRLEEIKVALLPWKGGCSS; this comes from the coding sequence ATGCAAGAGACGAAACAGACGATTCCTGAAGAAGGGGAGCTCAATCTCCTGGAGCTTGTGCATGTGCTGGCGAGGCGCCGCCGCATTATCATTACCTCCTGCGTTGCCGCCGCCCTCATCTCCGCCGCGGTCTCCTTCGCAATGCCGAAGCAGTACAAGGCGACGGCGACGGTCCTCCCTCCCCAGAAGGAGGGGGCCTCGAACCTGTCGGCCCTTCTGGGGCAGGCGTCCGGGCTGAGTGGCCTTACCACCGGGCTCTTCGGGTCCACCAGCAGCACCGATCTCTACGTCGGGATACTGAAGAGCCGCTCCGTCGCCGATGCGGTCATCGCGAAGCTCGACCTGACGAACGTCTTCCATGCCCGGAACAGGGAGGAGTCGCGCAAGAGACTTTCCTCCGTGGTGAAGGTGCAGGCGGGGAAGGACGGCATCATCACCATCAACGCCGAGATGGAGAGCCCGAAGCTTGCCGCGGATCTCGCCAACGCCATGGTGGCAGAGCTGGGGAAAAAGAGCGTGCAGCTCAACCTGACGAAGGCGGGGGGAGAACGCGTCTTCCTGGAGAAACGCCTTGAGGTGGTGAAGTCCGACCTGAAGAACGCGGAAGAGGAGCTGAAGGGCTTTCAGCAGAGAAACCGCTCCATCAAGGTGGAGGCGCAGGCGGTGGCCACCATCGAAGGGCTCGCGAAGGTAAAGGCTGAGCTTGTTTCCCGCGAGGTGCAGCTTGCTTCCCTCTCCATCTCGCGCACCGCTGAGAGCCCGGAGGTGAAGTCGCTCGAGGGATCGATCGCGCGGCTCCGGCACCAGGTAGCGGCCATGGAAGGGGTGGGGGGGCTGGACGCCATACCCGCGGTCGGGAACGTCCCGGCTCTTGCCGTGGAGTACGCGCGGCGCATGAGGAACCTGAAGGTGCAGGAGGCGATTTACGAGCAGCTGACAAAGCAGTACGAGATGGCGAAGCTCAGCGAGGCGAAAGATTCGGCGTCGCTGCAGGTGCTGGACGAAGCCGTTCCCCCTCTGAAAAAGAGCAAACCGGTACGATCCGTCATCATCCTCGCCAGCACCTTTGCCGCCTTCATCCTCTCCGCGCTGGCGGCCGTTCTCCTGGAGTACGTCCAGCTCCTCCCCCAGGAGGACCGCAAGCGACTGGAGGAGATCAAGGTCGCGCTCCTCCCCTGGAAGGGTGGGTGTTCCTCGTGA
- a CDS encoding phosphatase PAP2 family protein yields the protein MFLVTVLKKVSWLGFILLLAPLFFGSSALAGENFFNSRPLAKEELVRLKGEGEKMVKSPVTEFLPATLATLGVFGVTYIYDREIRSDLAANRSDALHRAADVGAFVGNPYLQLGGAAIVYTTGALADSPRLQRIGEELGEALILADLSGFVLKSAVGRGRPRTGTDRGNFRPFSFKSEYDSLPSMHTASSFAVAHVLASETESVPAKLLYYTAAGFVGFSRLYQEEHWASDIILGAALGELAGRAVTSFRAGEKGSVRLVPAVSQQGAAVALQGTF from the coding sequence GTGTTCCTCGTGACGGTGCTGAAAAAAGTGTCATGGCTCGGTTTTATCCTCCTCCTCGCTCCCCTCTTTTTCGGCAGTTCCGCCCTTGCAGGAGAGAACTTCTTCAACAGCCGCCCTCTCGCAAAGGAAGAGCTCGTCCGGCTGAAAGGGGAAGGGGAGAAAATGGTGAAATCGCCGGTAACGGAGTTTCTCCCCGCCACCCTTGCCACCCTCGGCGTCTTCGGAGTCACCTACATTTACGACCGCGAAATCCGCTCCGATCTCGCGGCGAACCGGAGCGACGCGCTGCATCGGGCCGCTGACGTGGGAGCGTTCGTGGGAAACCCCTACCTGCAGCTCGGAGGGGCCGCGATCGTGTACACAACCGGGGCGCTGGCCGACTCTCCGCGGCTGCAGCGGATCGGTGAGGAACTGGGGGAGGCGCTCATCCTCGCCGACCTCTCCGGGTTCGTGTTGAAGAGCGCCGTGGGGCGCGGCAGGCCGCGTACCGGGACCGACCGGGGTAACTTCCGCCCCTTCAGCTTCAAGTCGGAGTACGACTCTCTCCCCTCCATGCACACGGCGAGCTCATTTGCCGTCGCCCACGTCCTCGCCTCCGAGACGGAGAGCGTCCCGGCGAAGCTCCTGTACTACACCGCGGCGGGGTTTGTCGGTTTCTCGCGCCTGTACCAGGAGGAGCACTGGGCAAGCGACATCATCCTCGGTGCCGCGCTGGGGGAGCTGGCGGGGAGGGCGGTGACGAGCTTTCGCGCAGGGGAGAAAGGGAGCGTCCGGCTCGTGCCGGCGGTCTCGCAGCAGGGTGCCGCAGTGGCGCTGCAGGGAACGTTTTAA